A genomic window from Equus asinus isolate D_3611 breed Donkey chromosome 25, EquAss-T2T_v2, whole genome shotgun sequence includes:
- the ARHGEF2 gene encoding rho guanine nucleotide exchange factor 2 isoform X5 produces the protein MCCCCGCCPLLAHLERGSLGERTREKEKMKEAKDARYTNGHLFTTISVSGMTMCYACNKSITAKEALICPTCNVTIHNRCKDTLANCTKVKQKQQKAALLKNNTALQSVSLRSKTTTRERPSSAIYPSDSFRQSLLGSRRGRSSLSLAKSVSTTNIAGHFNDESPLGLRRILSQSTDSLNMRNRTLSVESLIDEGAEVIYNELMSDFEMDEKDFAADSWSLAVDSSFLQQHKKEVMKQQDVIYELIQTELHHVRTLKIMTRLFRTGMLEELQLEPAVVQGLFPCVDELSDIHTRFLSQLLERRRQALCPGSTRNFVIDRLGDLLISQFSGPSAEQMRKTYSEFCSRHTKALKLYKELYARDKRFQQFIRKVTRSAVLKRHGVQECILLVTQRITKYPVLINRILQHSHGMEEERQDLTTALGLMKELLSNVDQDVHELEKGARLQEIYNRMDPRAQTPVPGKGPFGREELLRRKLIHDGCLLWKTATGRFKDVLMLLMTDVLVFLQEKDQKYIFPTLDKPSVVPLQNLIVRDIANQEKGMFLISSGPPEMYEVHTASRDDRSTWIRVIQQSVRVCPSRDDFPLIETEDEAYLRRIKMELQQKDRALVELLQEKVGLFAEMTHFQVEEDGGSGMPLPTLPRGLFRSESLESPRGERLLQDAIREVESLKDLLVGPGVELLSTSREPALPTDPDSGGNTSPGVTANGEARTFNGSIELCRADSDSSQKDRNGNQLRSPQEEALQRLVNLYGLLHGLQAAVAQQDTLMEARFPEGPERREKLSRANSRDGDAGRAGVAPGAPEKQATELALLQRQHTLLQEELRRCRRLGEERATEAGSLEARLRESEQARALLEREAEEARRQLAALGQTEPLPAEAPWARRPLDPRRRSLPAGDALYLSFTPPQPSRGHDRLDLPVTIRSVHRPFEDRERQELGSPEERLQDSSDPDTGSEEEGGGRLSPPHSPRDFTRMQDIPEETESRDGEPVASES, from the exons ATGTGctgctgctgtggctgctgcccGCTGCTGGCCCACCTAGAGAGGGGGTCGCTTGGAGAGAGG ACCCGGGAAAAGGAGAAGATGAAGGAAGCCAAGGATGCCCGCTATACCAATGGGCACCTCTTCACCACCATCTCCGTTTCGGGCATGACCATGTGCTATGCCTGTAACAAGAGCATCACAGCCAAGGAAGCCCTCATCTGCCCAA CCTGCAATGTGACTATCCACAACCGCTGTAAAGACACCCTCGCCAACTGTACCAAGGTCAAGCAGAAG CAACAGAAAGCTGCCCTGCTGAAGAACAACACTGCCTTGCAGTCTGTTTCACTTCGCAGTAAGA CCACCACCCGGGAGCGGCCCAGCTCTGCCATCTATCCCTCCGACAGCTTCAGGCAGTCCCTGCTTGGCTCCCGCCGTGGCCGCTCCTCCTTGTCTTTAGCCAAGAGTGTTTCCACCACCAACATTGCTGG ACACTTCAATGATGAGTCTCCCCTGGGGCTGCGCCGGATTCTGTCCCAGTCCACAGACTCCCTCAACATGCGGAACCGAACCCTGTCGGTGGAGTCCCTCATCGACGAAG GTGCAGAGGTCATCTACAACGAACTGATGAGTGACTTTGAGATGGATGAGAAGGACTTTGCAGCTGATTCCTGGAGCCTTGCTGTGGACAGCAGCTTCTTGCAGCAGCATAAAAAGGAAGTGATGAAGCAGCAGGATGTCATCTACG AGCTAATCCAGACGGAACTGCACCACGTGCGGACACTGAAGATCATGACCCGCCTCTTCCGCACGGGGATGCTGGAAGAGCTACAGCTGGAGCCTGCAGTGGTCCAGGGCCTGTTCCCCTGCGTGGACGAGCTCAGTGACATCCATACACGATTCCTCAGCCAACTGTTAGAACGCCGAcgccaggccctgtgccctgGCAGCACCCGGAACTTTGTCATCGATCGTTTGGGTGACCTGCTCATCAGCCAG TTCTCAGGTCCCAGCGCAGAGCAGATGCGTAAGACCTACTCGGAGTTCTGTAGCCGCCACACCAAGGCCTTAAAGCTCTATAAGGAGTTATATGCCCGAGACAAACGCTTCCAGCAGTTCATCCGG AAAGTGACCCGCTCGGCTGTGCTGAAGCGGCATGGGGTCCAGGAGTGCATCCTACTGGTGACTCAGCGCATCACCAAGTACCCGGTGCTCATCAACCGGATCTTGCAGCATTCCCAcg GGATGGAGGAGGAACGCCAGGACCTGACGACAGCACTGGGGCTAATGAAGGAGTTGCTATCCAATGTGGACCAGGATGTGCATGAGCTGGAGAAAGGTGCCCGCCTGCAGGAGATCTACAACCGCATGGACCCTCGGGCCCAGACCCCAGTGCCTGGCAAGGGCCCTTTTGGCCGAGAGGAGCTTCTGCGGCGCAAGCTGATCCATGATGGTTGCCTGCTCTGGAAGACGGCAACTGGGCGCTTCAAAG atgtgctgatgctgctgatgacAGATGTGCTGGTGTTTCTCCAGGAAAAGGACCAGAAGTACATCTTCCCTACCCTG GACAAGCCCTCAGTGGTACCGCTGCAGAATCTAATCGTTCGGGACATCGCCAACCAGGAGAAAGGGATGTTTCTGATCAGCTCGGGGCCCCCTGAGATGTATGAGGTCCACACGGCATCCCGAGATGACCGGAGCACCTGGATTCGCGTCATTCAGCAGAGCGTGcgagt ATGCCCATCCAGGGATGACTTCCCCCTGATTGAGACGGAGGATGAGGCTTACCTGCGGCGAATCAAGA TGGAGCTGCAGCAGAAAGACCGGGCACTGGTGGAGCTGCTGCAAGAGAAGGTCGGGCTGTTCGCCGAGATGACCCATTTCCAGGTGGAAGAGGATGGCGGCAGTGGGAtgcccctgcccaccctgcccagggGCCTTTTCCGCTCTGAGTCCCTTGAGTCCCCTCGTGGCGAGCGGCTGCTGCAGGATGCCATCCGTGAGG tGGAGAGCTTGAAGGACCTGCTGGTGGGGCCTGGAGTAGAGCTGCTCTCAACATCCCgagaaccagccctgccaacggATCCAGACAGCGGCGGTAACACGAGTCCTGGGGTCACTGCCA ATGGTGAGGCCAGAACCTTCAATGGCTCGATTGAGCTCTGCAGAGCTGACTCAGACTCCAGCCAGAAG GATCGAAATGGAAATCAGCTGAGATCGCCCCAGGAG GAAGCGTTGCAGCGATTGGTCAATCTCTATGGACTTCTACATGGCCTACAG GCGGCTGTGGCCCAGCAGGACACTTTGATGGAAGCTCGGTTCCCTGAGGGCCCTGAGCGGCGGGAGAAGCTGTCTCGAGCCAACTCTCGGGATGGGGATGCTGGCAGAGCCGGGGTTGCCCCCGGGGCTCCTGAAAAGCAGGCCACGGAACTGGCATTACTGCAGCGGCAACACACGCTGCTGCAGGAGGAGCTGCGGCGCTGCCGGCGGCTAGGCGAAGAGCGGGCCACCGAGGCCGGCAGCCTGGAAGCCCGGCTCCGGGAAAGCGAGCAGGCCCGGGCTCTGCTGGAGCGGGAGGCCGAGGAGGCTCGCAGGCAGCTGGCCGCCTTGGGCCAGACTGAACCGCTCCCAGCCGAGGCCCCCTGGGCCCGCAGGCCTCTGGACCCTCGGCGTCGGAGCCTCCCTGCCGGCGATGCCCTGTACTTGAGTTTCACCCCCCCACAG CCCAGCCGAGGCCACGATCGCCTGGATTTGCCTGTGACTATTCGCTCTGTCCATCGACCATTTGAGGATCGAGAGAGACAGGAGCTGGGCAGCCCCGAGGAGCGGCTGCAAGATAGCAGTGACCCTGACACTGGCAGCGAGGAGGAAGGTGGTGGCCGTCTGTCTCCGCCCCATAGTCCACGAG ACTTCACCCGAATGCAGGACATCCCGGAAGAGACTGAGAGCCGCGACGGGGAGCCTGTGGCTTCAGAGAGCTAA